The Microcystis aeruginosa NIES-843 sequence CCCTGGCTAATTGCGGATATTCCCTTTGGGTGATAAATTTACCCTTGCCATCCACTAACATCATTTCTCGATCCCAGAGTAAACCCTTAGGAGTCACTTCAGCTTGGGATAATTGAATACCTCGACAGGATTTAATCGGGTAGATATAGAGATCAGTAACCTGCATTTTCTTTCAGTAGTTCTACATATTTTTTAGCCACATCTTCCCAAGTCCAGAGATTAATTTTATTGGGGATATCTTCGGGTAACAAGCGAGGAATTGGATTGAGGATAAATTGTTCTAAACAGTTGGCTAAACTTTCCGCATCTTCCCTAGGATAGAATTGCACTCTTTCAGGACAATTATATAATTCCACCTGTTCTTGAAACACTTCTAAATCGGAAGCGATAACGGGAATACCTTGTAAAATGGCTTCCGCTATTGCTAATCCAAAACCTTCGTATTTTGAGGGAAATACCACAGAGGAACAGGTTTGATAATAAAACTGCAATGTTTCATAGTCTTGATAACCTAATCCCTTGAAATGACTCTCGAAAATTTCTTGATTTTCCCGATAAAGTCGGGTACATTCTTTGAGATAATCTTGGTATTCTTGGGTTTGGGACTGTTGAGATAATTGCAAATTTCCACTAACTAGATTATCGGTTTCCTTGCCAATCAAAACAACCTTGAAGTTTAAGCCTTTTTTGGCTAGTTGTATAGTTGCTTTGAGCAAAGTCAGATGATCTTTGTAGATACCAAAGGAGGAGGGAAAATAAAAAGTAACTAGCTCACTTTTGACTAAATCACTCTTGGGATTAGACTGCTCGACAAATCCTGCTAAGGGTACAGCTTTTAATTTACTAGCATAGGTAGCATTGGGAAAAACTTTTAAAACATCGTCTTTAGTTTTTTGGGAAATTGTGAAGAGTAGATCGGCCCGATCTAACCATTCTTTTAAGACTTCATTGTAGGGTTCTTGATAGGATTCTGAGTAAGTTAAGGGAGCAAATTGCCAAAAGACATCATAAATAATGCCACTTAAAGTAACCTTGACATTGGGGGGAGAAATCCGATTAGTCATTCCATACAAACAGTGATCAGCTTGGTAACGCTTGATAATCTGATTAATTCTTGCTTCGATGCGTAAAAGGTCAATTCTACGAGAGAAAAGACGATGAATCGAAGTCAGTCTTAGGGTTTTGTAAAAATTCGCTAGAGGACCATAAAAATAGATTAAACTTGTCTCAAAACTCTTGGGGGAAAAATCAAGTTCCTCATAGATAAGTTTATCGGAATCAGGCATTAAAAACTTAAAATATTCAATGTCATTACGAGGAATAACGATAATAATTTTTTCGACGTATTCTAATAAGCTAGGTATTAAAGAGATAATGACTCTTTCTACTCCTCCTTTGCGATAAAACACGATCGGGATGACAATTTTCATAGATTTCCTTGTAGATGGCTAGTAACTACATTATTAATATCTGTCATAAACTTATCGGTAGAAAACAGAAATTTTTGTTTCTCTAGAGAGGAAAGTAATTGATATTGCCTATCCTCATTTTGGATCACATGGGCAATTTTTTCTACCGCATCCTCAAGATTATCAAAAAACAAATCGGTGTTTTCTTGACCAATAATTTCTGCTGGTCCCCCTCCTTCACGGGTGAAGGGAATGATCCCCGCTTTTACCATCTCGGCGATAGAAATGCCAAAGGGTTCAGGTTTAAAATGAATACCATACTTACAACGGTATAAAACTTGGGAATATTGTTCATAACTAAGGTTTTCACATAGCTCAATCCAATCAGAATTATCTCGAATTAACTGATCCAAATAACGTTTATATTTAGCCTCAGCGTTACCGCCACCGCCCCCAGTAATATAGAGTTTAACATCAATGCCTTTTTGACGAACTTTTTCCAAACATTGAATTACCCGATGGGGTTGTTTTGCCTCTACCAAACGACCGCTACAGATAAAGGCATTTTCCTTATCTTGCCAAGCAATGTCTGCCGGTTTAATTACCACGGGAGGATAGACAACTTTAGCGTCAATTCCATAATAGTCTTTAATGGCTGCTGCCACTGCCCCTGAATTGGCTAAAGAGAAGTTTTTTTTCAAATTATCCACAGAAAAATTAGAGATACGATTATAATATTTCTGGGCTAACTCTCCACCTTCTAAAACCTTAATCCAGTGAATGTACTGCATACCTGGCCTACCCAAATCGGCAGCGTTATAAGCAGAAATTACTAAATCGTAATCTTGCTGCTTTTGTTTACAATATCTTAAACTGAGATGAATAGCTAATTGTCGAAAGTGTTTATTATTAGAAGCTAAGGCATTATTGACACGATAGAAGCTCTTTGGTAGTAAAGAATCAACTTTGATTGATTGAGCATTTAAAGTTGTTCCATACATTAAATTCAACCATTGCCAATCGAGGTCAGCAAAAGTTATTAAAGTCAGATCATACTTATCTTTCAAAGCTTCCATCATCCAGAGAGCAACCGCTTCCGCACCACCACCCAAAAAACAAGGGTAGTAGATAGCGATTTTTTTGCTTAGAGGGTTATTCATGATCATTGATACCTGACATTAGTTTAAGATTCTAGCAAAATCCGGTCTTTACGCAAGCATTTCTTCTAAAACCCTGGCTACCCTTAGGATTAACTCTTCGCGATCAGGAGCGGCGATGATTTGTAAACCTAAAGGTAGCTGGGATGGGCGTTTAATCGGCAAAGAAAGGGCAGGTAAACCGATAAAAGAAAAAGGTTGGGTGAATCTGCCTAAATTGGGTCTAATTAATAGCTCTTGCCCGTCAATAATCATTTTTTCTACTCCTAACGGCGGCGCAATACAGGGAATTGTCGGGGTGAGGATAATATCGACTTCGCTGAAAATCTCTCGCAGACGATCGCGATACCAACGGCGAAAACGTTGAGCCTGTAAATACCAGCTAGAGGGAATTAATGCCCCCGCCAAGAAGCGATCCCGGGTTGCGGGGTCAAAATCCTCTAATCTGGTCTGTAAACGCGGTAAATGCCAATTTGCTCCCTCGGAAGCGGTAATTATATAGGCGGCTGCCCTGGCGCGGACGGTTTCGGGAATGGTGATTTTTTTGGTAACTCCTAAACGTTCGGCGATCGCTATCACCGACTCGATTACTTCTGGTTCGGCTCCCTGCTGAAAATAATCATCGGCAAGGGCTATTTTTACGCCCTCTAAGCCATTTAAAGGGGCTTTAAGGTTATTTTTGGCAAAAAGACCCCAAATAGCCGCCATATCCGCCACATTGCCGCTAAAAAATCCCAGATGATCCAAACTACTAACGAACAAAAATAGGCCCTGACGGGATACGCGCCCAAAGGTGGGTTTTAGCCCCACTACGCCACAACAAGCGGCGGGAACCCTCACGGAACCATTAGTATCGGAACCGAGGGCGAGAGGCACTAAATTAGCGGCAACGGCAGCGGCGGAACCGCCGGAGGATCCCCCCGAGACGCGACTAGGATCGCGGGGGTTGGCAGTGGCTCCATAATGGGCATTTTCGGTGACAAAACCGTAGGCGTACTCATCCATATTGGTCGCCCCCACCAAAACCGCCCCGGCTGCTTCTAGGGTTTGTATAGCGATCGCATCTTGTCCGGCGACAGGGTGATCTCGATTGATTTTGGAACCGGCAAGGGTGACAATACCCTCGATATCAAAGAGATTTTTGACGGCGAAGGGGACTCCTGCTAAGACACCGACGGGTTCCCCATTAGCGATCGCTAGATCGATTTTTTGGGCTTGAGCGAGCGCTCTAGGGTGTAAAATGTCGGTAAAGCAATTTAAATGGCGATTTTTCGCCTCTATCTCCGCTAAAGTCCGATTAATAACTTCTAAGGCGCTAGTTTGACGATTTTGGATCGATCGAGCTAAATTGCACACAGAAATAGTCATGGTTCAAAGCTGAGGGCGCTTTCCCCGTCATCCTCTAAGGGAAATTCTGTCACTAAACTGGCGATTTCTTGCAAGCGTTGCCAGTTTTCAACCACAGAATTTAAATAGCGATCGGGAATGGTTAAATCTAGGATTTTCGCCATGATTATAACGTATTCTTCTGGATTATTCATAGATTTCGTTCTGGTTGGGGTTAAGGATATCAAGATTTGCTTGAAAGCAGCGCTCAGGAATAAAATCGACACCTAGTTAAGCTGTGAAAATTGCTAGGATATAAGAGAAAATCTCCTGTAAATACAATAGCTATCCCTAGGGAGGAAGTATAACTTAAATTTGTTCTTGACCACCGACTCCCTAGGATCATAACCTTAGATATGATCCTAGAACTGTATATTGAGATATTTTCCTCCCCTTCACCCCCCGATTAAATTAAACTTATATATGACCAAAAACAAGAGGTAACAAGCCTCCCCTTTCAAGAGAATGAAAATTAAAAGCTACTGAAGACTACTGGTAGTCACTGATAACTGATAACTGATAACTGATAACTAATAACTGATAACTGATAACTGATAACTGATAACTGAAATGACCATCTTACAAGACGAAAAACTCCTCTTTACTCCCGCAATACCCCACAGTGATGCCCTTAGAACTATTTTTGCCTTTCCTAATCAGTATTCTGTGGGTATAACCAGTTTAGGTTATCAAATTGTTTGGGCAACTTTAGCCCTGCGATCGGATATACAAGTTAGTCGTTTATTTACGGATTTTCAAGAATCTTTACCCCGTTATCCCGAATTAGTCGGCTTTTCCTTTTCCTGGGAATTAGACTATGTTAATATCCTCTCGCTGTTAGAATCTTTAGAAATTCCTTGTCACAGTCATCAACGGCAAGATCGACAGGCGATAATTTTTGGAGGTGGACCAGTTTTAACCGCTAATCCCGAACCTTTTGCCGCTTTTTTTGATGTAATTTTATTGGGAGATGGTGAAAATTT is a genomic window containing:
- a CDS encoding glycosyltransferase, translated to MKIVIPIVFYRKGGVERVIISLIPSLLEYVEKIIIVIPRNDIEYFKFLMPDSDKLIYEELDFSPKSFETSLIYFYGPLANFYKTLRLTSIHRLFSRRIDLLRIEARINQIIKRYQADHCLYGMTNRISPPNVKVTLSGIIYDVFWQFAPLTYSESYQEPYNEVLKEWLDRADLLFTISQKTKDDVLKVFPNATYASKLKAVPLAGFVEQSNPKSDLVKSELVTFYFPSSFGIYKDHLTLLKATIQLAKKGLNFKVVLIGKETDNLVSGNLQLSQQSQTQEYQDYLKECTRLYRENQEIFESHFKGLGYQDYETLQFYYQTCSSVVFPSKYEGFGLAIAEAILQGIPVIASDLEVFQEQVELYNCPERVQFYPREDAESLANCLEQFILNPIPRLLPEDIPNKINLWTWEDVAKKYVELLKENAGY
- a CDS encoding glycosyltransferase family 4 protein produces the protein MNNPLSKKIAIYYPCFLGGGAEAVALWMMEALKDKYDLTLITFADLDWQWLNLMYGTTLNAQSIKVDSLLPKSFYRVNNALASNNKHFRQLAIHLSLRYCKQKQQDYDLVISAYNAADLGRPGMQYIHWIKVLEGGELAQKYYNRISNFSVDNLKKNFSLANSGAVAAAIKDYYGIDAKVVYPPVVIKPADIAWQDKENAFICSGRLVEAKQPHRVIQCLEKVRQKGIDVKLYITGGGGGNAEAKYKRYLDQLIRDNSDWIELCENLSYEQYSQVLYRCKYGIHFKPEPFGISIAEMVKAGIIPFTREGGGPAEIIGQENTDLFFDNLEDAVEKIAHVIQNEDRQYQLLSSLEKQKFLFSTDKFMTDINNVVTSHLQGNL
- a CDS encoding AtzE family amidohydrolase — encoded protein: MTISVCNLARSIQNRQTSALEVINRTLAEIEAKNRHLNCFTDILHPRALAQAQKIDLAIANGEPVGVLAGVPFAVKNLFDIEGIVTLAGSKINRDHPVAGQDAIAIQTLEAAGAVLVGATNMDEYAYGFVTENAHYGATANPRDPSRVSGGSSGGSAAAVAANLVPLALGSDTNGSVRVPAACCGVVGLKPTFGRVSRQGLFLFVSSLDHLGFFSGNVADMAAIWGLFAKNNLKAPLNGLEGVKIALADDYFQQGAEPEVIESVIAIAERLGVTKKITIPETVRARAAAYIITASEGANWHLPRLQTRLEDFDPATRDRFLAGALIPSSWYLQAQRFRRWYRDRLREIFSEVDIILTPTIPCIAPPLGVEKMIIDGQELLIRPNLGRFTQPFSFIGLPALSLPIKRPSQLPLGLQIIAAPDREELILRVARVLEEMLA
- a CDS encoding DUF4089 domain-containing protein, which codes for MNNPEEYVIIMAKILDLTIPDRYLNSVVENWQRLQEIASLVTEFPLEDDGESALSFEP